The Argonema galeatum A003/A1 DNA window ACAAGCAATTCAATTCATCCAATATCCCTGTCTAATTGCCGAAGTTCTCTCTCCCGGTACTAGAGGTTTCGATCGCGGCGACAAATTTACCCACTATCGCCGGATCGAGACTTTAAGGGAATACATTTTGATTAATTCTAGACGGATAAATGTGGATTGCTATCGGCTAAACGAAAGAGGTATTTGGGAATTACATCCTTACGAGGAGGGAGAAGAGATTCATTTCACAAGCGTCGATTTTCACTTTCCTATTGCTTTGCTATATGAAGATGTGCAGTTGCCGAATTAATTTAGCGATCGCACCCTCAACTCAACCTACAATTCTGAATAAGGAGCTTATAGTATGATTACAAACACTCTAAAAAAGCTGACTTTTGAGGATTTTCTCGAACAGTGTCCTGAAGATGGAATCTACGAACTGGTAAATGGGGAAATTGTACAGATGGAACCAATAAGAGCGCATAAAAATGTGGCGCGATTTCTAGTCAAGTCTTTTGACAGAGAAATCGATCGCTTGGGACTTGACTATATTCTTGACAACGATATAATTATAAGAACGGTGACTGCTGATGGGAAAGAACAAGGTAGAAACCCAGATGTTAGCGTAGTTAGTCAATCCCTGTGGAACTCAAAAGTTACCGCCTACGGTGCTATTACAGAACCTCTTCAATTAGCAGTGGAAGTAACTTCGAGTAACTGGGATGATGACTATGTAGATAAACTCGATGAGTATCAACGTTTGGGCATTGCTGAATATTGGATTGTAGATTATTTAGCTATAGCTTCCAGAGCTTATCTAGGCAATCCAAAAGTTCCTACAGTTTTCGTTTATCAATTGGTTGAAGGTCAATATCAAGCCAAATCTTATAGAAGCAATCACCGCATTATCTCCCCTACTTTTGCAGAATTAGAGTTAACTGTTGAGCAGATTGTACAAAGCAGTCAGATCCGAAAACTCGCTTAAGCTCGAGCTTGTAGCTTGTCGCCCCGTCAGGCCGAATCAGTTGGTGGTGTCGCCCACCTGACGGGGTGACAACCCCGTCAGGTGCAAGTTATCAGTTTTAATAGACTGTCAGATTAATATTCAGTCCACTTCAGTGGACTTTCGCTATTAGCCTGGGATTTGAATCCCAGGCGGGTTGGGTACTCAGCACTTTGCTATAATTTGAAACCCAGGCGGGCCTGAACTCAAAGCCCTAGATTTCCTGCGACCTTAGCTTCGCCCCTAGTCTGAACCGCGCAAACAAAACAGGACTAGATACTTTTCTAGTCCTGCTGTTACTAAGTTTTATTCGGCTTCTAGAACTCCCTAGAGCATCGGCTAAGTAATCAGATAAACGGGGTTTCTTTGATGAGCTAACCTACAATTGGCTTGCTCAATTCTGAAGAAACCCGATTTCTTAACCCCCTCAACGCGAATACCAGACCTGCGTTCTAGACGATGATGAAGTCGCCGGAGGAAATGTTTAAGCCAGTATCTAAGGTAGCAAACTGGTTACCAGTACCAAAACCTCCATTTTGACCATTTTCATTGTAGTAGAGTTTACCAGTGTCCTTGTTATAGACAATCAAGCCTTGAGCTATCTCAGCTGAAGCATTGTCGCTGCCGGTGACTACTGAAACTCCTGGGGCATTCGTCACAAACAAGGCAGTAAATAGGCCATTACCTGGAGTTGTAAAACCGGCTGCAGTACCATTACCATCCAGGACGATCTTGTCTATTCCTACTTCAAAGCCTATGATGCTATCCAGGCCCAGTTCGCCAAAGTTGTTGATCGATCCCGTATCTGGTGATACTAGGCTCGTTGCGAATGTACCGCCAGAAAACACGAAGTAATCGGCACCTTCTCCACCAATCAGGGTGTCATTGCCACCCCAACCAATCAGGGTATCGCTACCTTCTCCACCAATTATGGAGTCAGCTTCACCACCAACACCACCAAAGAGGCTGTCATCGCCAGCGCCGCCAAAAATGGTGTCAGCACCAGTTCCCCCGTCTACTGTGTCACCACCATCTCCACCGTATATGGTATCAGTACCAGCTTTGCCACTGATGAAGTCAGCGCCATCCCCAGTGTCAGCTCCTCCCGTAATTGTAGAGCCACCAAAGAGTAAATCAGCGTCGGCGGTACCTATGAGGGTGTCGCCGTCTTCACCACCAATCAGGGTATCGCTTTTACCACCTTGCGAAAACCCTACTAAAGAGTCGCTGCCCTTCTGGCCGTACAAAGCGCTGCCACCCTTACCCATAAGGGTATCGTTGTCTTTGCCGCCAAAAAGGGTAGCGCCCGTTACGTTATCACCAACCACAAGCATATCGTTTCCTGCGTTGCCGTTGGCGAGGATACCGCTTGCCTTAGCAAGGAGACTGTCATTGCCATCACCGCCCAGCAGTGTATCGGCAGCCAGTCCTTCGAGGGTATCGTTGCCTTCATCACCAGACAAGTAACCAGTACCCGCACCTTTGAGGCTATCGTTACCCTCACCGCCGTACAGGGTGGCAGTTGCCGCACCGATCAGGGTATCTTTACCAGCTTCGCCGTACAGGATGGATGATGCCGCTCCCACCAGGATGTCGTCATCTTCACCGCCGTACATGGTATCGCCAAAAATAGCTTGTAGGCTGTCCTTGCCCTTATCTCCGTATAAGAGGCTATTAGAACCACTTTTCAAAGTGTCACCACCCTGACCGCCGAAGAGGGTATTGCCAGCAACGAAGGACTGAAGGTTATCATCCCCTTGGTTACCGCTAAATATGACACCCCCAGCAATAGCCGTGATGGTGTCATTTCCTCCCAGTCCTAATATGGTGTCCCCAGGGGCACCGCCAGTAAAAGTATCGTTTCCTGCCGTAAGTGTAATTAAAGGCATTTATCGTTCACTCCTCATTCCTTAGTCGTGGATTGGATATTTTCTAAGATATCCGACGGATTCGCGAAAATAGCTTGCGGTGATAGAGTTTCACAGGTAGATTCGCTGGCTCCCTCTACCACGCTTGCTTTCAGTAGTATAGCTTGCATCATAATTTTCCCCAATTACCTAAATAGGTTTCCAGGCCATAACTTTTTTGCTTCCTGACTGTTCAACTTATTTTATAGTTCCCTCCATACGCAAATTATGTGCAATCTTGCCTATAATAGCGAAGATTCTTTACAATCTTTGTCAAGATTTGGTTAAATTTCCCTGCGCCAAGGCAAAATCTTGGGTTTGCAGCCCAAGGCTGGACGCCACCTTCTGTTGTGGTGAGAGGGAACGATTAGCTACGTCTTGAATTAGCTGGATATGGCGGGGCAGCAAGACATCATGGGAATACTGTTCTAAAACTGTTTGCCTCGCCTTTTGGCGGATTTCTGCCATGCGGGTAGGATGATCCAAAACTGCATCGATTTTGTCAGCAATCTGCTTGGGTGAAAAGAAATCGACCAGCAAACCATTTTCGCCACTGCGGATAACTTCGCTCACTGGCGGCGTGTCGGAGCCAATTACCAAGCATCCAGCAGACATAGCTTCAATCATCGACCAAGATAACACAAATGGCCGAGTCAAATAGATGT harbors:
- a CDS encoding Uma2 family endonuclease, whose translation is MVAISEKYYMTPQKYLEWEEDQNIKYEYVNGEVFAMTGGTIPHNAIALNLASSLKNHFRGGSCRAFMADVKVRVSEKGPFHYPDVMVTCDDRDRQAIQFIQYPCLIAEVLSPGTRGFDRGDKFTHYRRIETLREYILINSRRINVDCYRLNERGIWELHPYEEGEEIHFTSVDFHFPIALLYEDVQLPN
- a CDS encoding calcium-binding protein, with amino-acid sequence MPLITLTAGNDTFTGGAPGDTILGLGGNDTITAIAGGVIFSGNQGDDNLQSFVAGNTLFGGQGGDTLKSGSNSLLYGDKGKDSLQAIFGDTMYGGEDDDILVGAASSILYGEAGKDTLIGAATATLYGGEGNDSLKGAGTGYLSGDEGNDTLEGLAADTLLGGDGNDSLLAKASGILANGNAGNDMLVVGDNVTGATLFGGKDNDTLMGKGGSALYGQKGSDSLVGFSQGGKSDTLIGGEDGDTLIGTADADLLFGGSTITGGADTGDGADFISGKAGTDTIYGGDGGDTVDGGTGADTIFGGAGDDSLFGGVGGEADSIIGGEGSDTLIGWGGNDTLIGGEGADYFVFSGGTFATSLVSPDTGSINNFGELGLDSIIGFEVGIDKIVLDGNGTAAGFTTPGNGLFTALFVTNAPGVSVVTGSDNASAEIAQGLIVYNKDTGKLYYNENGQNGGFGTGNQFATLDTGLNISSGDFIIV
- a CDS encoding Uma2 family endonuclease, which produces MITNTLKKLTFEDFLEQCPEDGIYELVNGEIVQMEPIRAHKNVARFLVKSFDREIDRLGLDYILDNDIIIRTVTADGKEQGRNPDVSVVSQSLWNSKVTAYGAITEPLQLAVEVTSSNWDDDYVDKLDEYQRLGIAEYWIVDYLAIASRAYLGNPKVPTVFVYQLVEGQYQAKSYRSNHRIISPTFAELELTVEQIVQSSQIRKLA